From Apis mellifera strain DH4 linkage group LG5, Amel_HAv3.1, whole genome shotgun sequence, the proteins below share one genomic window:
- the LOC727022 gene encoding RNA polymerase II-associated protein 3 has translation MDKSILMQKQVKNNAEDLQKEFLDMKNWEEQMKRKDDELRKERNCQITLPPIRTKCKNKIKKISKKINEIDSKSKKIKSYDYSAWDKFDVDKACKEIDEEEYNEDESEDESISKEQLEKAHQEAMKYKNEGNICVQQKKWSKAIGCYSNAIKIFPHDAIFYANRALCQLKLDNFYSAESDCSAAIQLDETYIKAYHRRAIARMNLKQYKEAKLDLDKILKLEPFNKEAKLLFNQIENKIKYLKTSTEVQEYTKELSKNTFEKKIAEKMWNKTTLNLQTANIKNTEINYIEDDKNIKDIINNKNKIKDKKDDNVHDIDIKNERDPRIPSWLPEKDNVIIIEPIEKPPHLHSKKSLIKIPIQEMEFVISHNYINDKTICIDNDQQKKEFDKDNNLMKNNNSVKTIKSLEDISAVPPIPKTAVQFIMNWKTNKSSEFRYKYLKQLPKDSLPKIFQDSMESDIFCQIIEILKIEFIKRKDLIFHYLKDLSQVKRFRTFIMFLSDSDKKSLKMLFEYCKIIENMPQDEISILEDKY, from the exons atggataaatcaattttaatgcaaaAGCAAGTGAAGAATAATGCAGAAgatttacaaaaagaatttcttgatatgaaaaattggGAAGAACAAATGAAACGTAAAGATGATGAATTGAGGAAAGAACGAAATTGTCAA ATCACTTTACCACCAATTAGAaccaaatgtaaaaataaaataaaaaaaatttcaaaaaaaataaatgaaattgattctaaatcgaaaaaaataaaatcttatgatTATTCTGCTTGGGATAAATTTGATGTa gatAAGGCATGCAAGGAAATagatgaagaagaatataatgaaGATGAATCCGAAGATGAATCAATATCTAAAGAACAATTAGAAAAAGCACATCAAGAagcaatgaaatataaaaatgaaggcAATATTTGTGTGCAACAAAAAAAATGGTCTAAAGCAATTGGTTGTTATAGTAatgctataaaaatatttccacatgatgcaatattttatgcaaaccGTGCACTTtgtcaattaaaattagacaa ttTCTATTCTGCTGAATCTGATTGCTCTGCTGCAATACAATTAGatgaaacttatataaaaGCTTATCATAGAAGAGCAATAGCTAGAATGAATTTAAAGCAATACAAGGAAGCTAAATTAGATTtagacaaaattttaaaattagaaccTTTTAATAAGGaagctaaattattatttaatcaaattgaaaacaaaattaaatatttaaag acAAGCACTGAAGTACAAGAATATACAAAAGAATTATCTAAAAacacatttgaaaaaaaaattgctgaaaaaatgtggaataaaactacattaaatttacaaacagcaaatattaaaaatactgaaattaattatatagaagatgataaaaatattaaagatattataaacaataaaaataaaataaaagataagaaagatGATAATGTACatgatatagatataaaaaatgaaagggaTCCACGTATTCCAAGTTGGTTACCAGAAAaagataatgttattattatagaaccAATTGAAAAACCCCCACATTTACATTCAaag aaatcattgataaaaataccTATTCAAGAAATGGAATTTGTTATTAGTCATAACTATATTAATGACAAAACAATATGCATTGACAATGATCaacagaaaaaagaatttgataaagataataatcttatgaaaaataataattctgttaaaactattaaatcttTAGAAGATATTAGTGCTGTACCTCCAATTCCTAAAACAGCtgtacaatttattatgaattggaaaacaaataaatcatcagaatttagatataaatatttaaag cAATTACCAAAAGACAGTTTacctaaaatatttcaagattcaATGGAGTCTGATATTTTTTgtcaaataatagaaattttaaaaatagaatttataaaaagaaaagatttaatattccattatcTAAAAGATCTTAGTCAAGTTAAACGATTTAGAACATTTATCATGTTTCTTAGTGACagtgataaaaaaa gtttaaaaatgctttttgaatattgcaagataattgaaaatatgcctcaagatgaaatttcaattttagaagataaatac
- the LOC551464 gene encoding TRAF3-interacting protein 1 encodes MVDDVKLETIKKTQDLLGKYFRKPPLTEKLLRKPPFRFLHDIISAIISETGFLNGLYSEEELNSENIKNKEAKLAYLTKLIDVVKLVTGINLTVRASKIISGQEPTKTNELLQAIGKALDKKISSVEAIEQYKKNFGKSKSSSKNKSSVTRNEKRSLSKETLQKKTTSTKEKSTEQKKKGFDENNITKHEETYKAENQESQKNVKNNSEIIQVELMQEKIPPSAHKKRSLSAKSKQNISSICLSEITPLQLDKKTDEKQKESENKLKHTIYAENNELQNQIVNISNSELKSTSIVKNNKIDEDTNKLQKMQITDNEISIQNIKKFDQSTSEIQRIQSENKDASISQSTSKPRTFLRPSSSRPISARPAAPKIRGKTELIVNEEILTPMGSINVIVENSDLKEDDDAEDMVVMETKGNGSDSLENSTNFKVNDQLTQEHGHLVAQILETQKELVNNDNVDVMPKKINIAWDISSKRDIITKEIDKLRNTIQTLTRATNPLGKLLDYFQEDVEIMQKELLEWKNQYQQVNEQLKIEKMKTQELIEPMKETLKEIDHNMKIQLNKICQAKSQVIKNDQRIQTLLNGHI; translated from the exons aTGGTAGACGATGTAAAACtggaaacgattaaaaaaactcAAGATTTACtcggaaaatattttagaaaaccaCCTCTTaccgaaaaattattaagaaaaccACCATTTCGATTTCTTCATGATATTATATCAGCA ATCATAAGTGAAACTGGTTTTTTAAATGGTTTATATTCAGAGGAAGAGctaaattcagaaaatataaaaaacaaagaagcGAAACTAgcttatttaacaaaattgatCGATGTTGTCa AGTTAGTTACTGGAATTAATTTAACTGTAAGAGccagtaaaataatttcaggtCAAGAACCAACtaaaacaaatgaattattgCAAGCAATTGGAAAAGCTTTAGATAAAAag atAAGTAGTGTAGAAGCTattgaacaatataaaaaaaattttggaaaaagtaaatctagttcaaaaaataaatcatctgtaacaagaaatgaaaagagatCATTATCAAAGGaaacattacaaaaaaaaactacgtcaacaaaagaaaaatctacagaacaaaaaaaaaaaggtttcgatgaaaataatataacaaaacatGAAGAAACATATAAAGCAGAAAATCAAGAATctcaaaaaaatgttaaaaacaaTTCAGAAATAATACAAGTTGag ttaatgCAAGAGAAAATTCCTCCATCTGCacataaaaaaagatctttaTCTGCTAAATCTAAACAGAATATATCCTCTATATGCTTATCTGAAATAACTCCTTTACAATTAGACAAAAAAACAGATGAAAAGCAAAAAGAATctgaaaacaaattaaagCATACAATATATgctgaaaataatgaattacaaaatcaaatagttaatatatcaaattctgAATTGAAATCTACatcaattgtaaaaaataataaaatagatgaagatacaaataaattacaaaaaatgcaaattacagataatgaaatttctatacaaaatattaaaaaatttgatcaatcAACATCagaaattcaaagaattcAATCAGAAAATAAAGATGCTAG TATTTCACAATCAACTTCTAAACCAAGAACTTTTTTACGTCCATCTAGTTCAAGACCAATTAGTGCTAGACCTGCAGCACCtaaaattcgaggaaaaacAGAGTTAATTGTTAATGAAGAGATACT aaCACCTATGGGAAGTATAAATGTTATTGTAGAAAATTCTGATCTCAAAGAAGATGATGATGCTGAAGATATGGTAGTTATGGAAACTAAAGGAAATGGTAGCGATTCTTTAGAAAACAgtacaaattttaaagttaatgaTCAATTAACACAAGAACATGGACATCTTGTTGCTCAAATATTAGAAACACAAAAAGAATTggttaataatgataatgtagATGTAAtgcctaaaaaaataaatatt gCATGGGATATAAGTTCAAAGCGTGACATAATAACAAAGGAAATTGATAAACTACGAAATACAATACAAACTTTAACTCGTGCAACAAATCCACTTGGAaagttattagattattttcaa gaAGATGTagaaattatgcaaaaagaactattagaatggaaaaatcaatatcaacaAGTAaatgaacaattaaaaattgaaaaaat gaaAACACAAGAATTAATAGAACCTAtgaaagaaacattaaaagaaattgatcataatatgaaaatacaattgaataaaatatgtcaAGCAAAATcacaagttataaaaaatgatcaaagAATACAAACGTTATTAAATggtcatatttaa